The window GCCTACTGGAGCCTGCCCCTGTGCTGCGAGGCGGGCCAGCACGCGGCGGTGGTGGAACGCCTGAAGACGAACCTCCTGGACCCACGGCACCCGACGGTGGACCTGCCGGGCGAGGGCAGCCCGTACTACTCGCCGTATGCGGTGGCGCAGGGGTTGTTCGCCCGGCTGACGGGGCTGGGCGGCTGGGAGGTACTGAGGCTCGCGGGCCCACTGAATCTGCTGGTACTGCTGACGGGGCTGGGCCGCCTGGTGAGAGTGCTGACGCCAAGACCATGGGCACCGGTCCTGGCATTGGCCCCGATGACCCTGCTGTGGGCCGACCTCGGCTACCCGTCGACGTTCGCGATCGGCCTGACTTTCTGGGCATGGGCGCTGAAGGTGGCGAGGGGAAGGGGCCAGGTGCGGTTCGTGGGTCCGAAGGGCAGACCGGGCCTGACGGGGTACGCGGCACTGGGCGCCGTATACGGCCTGATCCTGCTGGTCCACCCGATCACGGGGGTAGGGGCGGCGCTAGGAGCAGTGCTTCTCGTCGCAGGGCGACGGAAACCAACCCAGGGGCGCGGGGCTGTGTTGCATTTGCGGCTACCGCCGCGTGGGCGCGACAAGCCCTCACCGGCCCGCACTCTGACCACAATGACCACCACCGCACTACTGACGGCCGCAATCTGGCCCTACTTCAACGCCTTCGAAGCAGCCCCCAGACTCGACTTCGCCACGCTCCAGCCCCCGCACGGCCCCACGTACGAATGGGCCGCACAACACATCAACAAAGGCGACGTGGTGATCGCCGACGGTCAACATGCCGTACAAACCCTCCCGGGCTACGGAACGAACCTCGCCGCCCCCACCCGGAGGGACCCCGCACTGGACGAACGCGAGCGGCGCCGACGCCTCAAAGACGTCAGCGCCTACCTCTCCCCCAACTCGACCCGCACCGAACGCACCTCCATCGCCCGCCGCTACCACGTGAGCTGGCTACTGCTGACCCGCAGCCGCACGGTCCCGGAGGAGGCGGTGGTCGTGGCGTGGAGCCCGCGGACGGGGGAGGTGCTGGCGCGGGTTACTCGATGACGAGGTCGACGTCGATGTTGCCGCGGGTGGCGTTGGAGTAGGGGCACACCTGGTGGGCCTGGTCGACGAGCTTGCGGCCGGTCTCCGCGTCCACCGTGTCGGGCAGCTCGACGCGCAGCGTGACCTTCAGACCGAAGCCCTCGCCCTGCTTGCCGATGCCGACCTCGCCGGTGACGGCGGCCTCGGTGACGTCGACCTTGGCCTGGCGGCCCACGAGGCCCAGCGCGCTGGCGAAGCAGGCGGCGTAGCCCGCGGCGAAGAGCTGCTCGGGGTTGGTGCCCTGGCCGTTGCCGCCGAGCTCCACCGGCGGGGCCAGCTGGAGGTCGAGTTTGCCGTCGGAGCTGATGGCACGGCCTTCGCGGCCGTGGGTGGCGGTGGCGACGGCGGTGTAGATCGCGTCCATGGATGAACCATCCCTGTTCGAGAAGTCGGGGCTCGTTGACAGGCTCAAGTAGAGCACACAATTAAATTGTGCACAACTAAATGGCGGACAAGAGCTACCCTGGAGACATGAACCGGACCGAGACACCCACCGCGCCCCAGGAGGAATGGCTCCGCCTGGACCGCCAGATCTGCTTCTCCCTGCACGCGGCCGCGCGTGCCTTCAACGGCGTCTACCGCGTGATCCTCAAGGACCTCGGTCTCACCTACCCGCAGTACCTGGTGATGCTGGTGCTGTGGGAGCACGGCGACCTGCCCGTCAAGAAGCTGGGCGAACACCTGCGGCTGGATTCCGGCACGCTCTCCCCGCTGCTGAAGCGGCTGGAGAGCGCGGGCCTGGTCCGCCGGGAGCGCAGCGCGCGCGACGAGCGGTCGGTGGAGGTGCGGCTGACCGAGGAGGGCTCGGCCCTGCGTGAGCAGGCGCTCCAGGTACCGCGCCGGATCGCCGCGGCGACCGGCTTCGACGTCGAGGAGATCGGCGCCCTGCGCTCCCGCCTGGACGAGCTCACCACCGCCCTCGACGAGGCG of the Streptomyces sp. NBC_00287 genome contains:
- a CDS encoding MarR family winged helix-turn-helix transcriptional regulator gives rise to the protein MADKSYPGDMNRTETPTAPQEEWLRLDRQICFSLHAAARAFNGVYRVILKDLGLTYPQYLVMLVLWEHGDLPVKKLGEHLRLDSGTLSPLLKRLESAGLVRRERSARDERSVEVRLTEEGSALREQALQVPRRIAAATGFDVEEIGALRSRLDELTTALDEAALSAAAP
- a CDS encoding organic hydroperoxide resistance protein; this encodes MDAIYTAVATATHGREGRAISSDGKLDLQLAPPVELGGNGQGTNPEQLFAAGYAACFASALGLVGRQAKVDVTEAAVTGEVGIGKQGEGFGLKVTLRVELPDTVDAETGRKLVDQAHQVCPYSNATRGNIDVDLVIE